The Micromonospora krabiensis genome window below encodes:
- a CDS encoding DEAD/DEAH box helicase, which translates to MRPTLQARALKESLLQYLSTTYALADEGAREALHRFLGDENTGMFRGPFLRIRTPFTLAAPGWERHLEWRRDDWTPYAHQAAAFARLTSVDGHAPQPTLITTGTGSGKTESFLYPVLDHCRRERAAGKAGVKAILLYPMNALATDQAQRLNELLIGNQEQLGRVSAGLYIGDRAALRYDRVRTKRSEMQLTPPDILITNYKMLDLLLQRDDDRPLWHDADIRYVVVDEFHTYDGAQGTDVAMLLRRLAAAVGRPDEKRPLGGICPVATSATLASATDEEATASLLDVATAVFGAEFTRDSIVGEDRLSVDEFIAMDDLDLALPLPSPEEILALPDPAVGEDALLDLIEAITAVRDPDPVLLGSHLKRHLFTRAVLMAFSGGDLKSSVEVLDTMWRAGASGWAATIARQPEKAAEALARFVALLSHARQAGAKPGEVRPFVHVEVHQWARAVTRLLRGILPWPRAEFRWDVAGNQDSAARNGNPIVPATTATAGQSANLFLPAIYCRSCGRSGWAVFSPESDDGQVHFDTFKIRRAAAGQDKVRVRYLIAATEREAREGARPVLMPASTRHALSASTGSHGVAGTLLVLDAVRQWLRPPDPTRDYDTGSGEPRLTARDSAFVLANVGATANTAAREDWCPACGERNAIRFLGTGAAAVAAAAITQLFTGGELDKGLREDKTLMFNDSVQDAAHRAGFVANRSYTFSLRALLTAHLSERDGSGLNDLIADVVQATTDPETLAAVVPPDLHGLRGVDRLLSGRARDGDLATWKLIGQRLAFETLMEFGFRSRNGRTLELTRTAAAHVRIPDPVAAAAMVREVHAELNREELPVDTQDDARYLAFLRVFLERLRTRGAVAHTWLDQYINEAGTSRYFIWGQRPVGMRAFPTNVAAPVFLLAQSKAGSEFDIAAGRLSWYERWAGRCLALPREVAGEFWSLLLPKLTSAGLLSVRTPNDTSARVYGLRPGNIEALLLDDDEVQESFVRCPVCSWEQTVHPSLLDQWRDQPCPSYRCRTGRIIAGDRPDGLGRHHRDRDYTRDYYRGLYRRAGTYQIVTAEHTGLLTRPQRERVEAAFKRSRDDQDARHNDPNVLSCTPTLEMGIDIGDLSAVVLAALPRRPASYAQQTGRAGRRTGNAFLLTIPDRRRRDLYFLDRPTDLMAGAIVPPGCYLSAVEILRRQYVAHLLDLAAAQKLVRADGIVLRPLPRRAPALFGPSGYLTDLVQVATAQGAALVDGFLRLFPTGVSEQVKKELRAFATQGLASAVEEAEREWQRVEQLLRTRLRTIDEAHAELHDTDPEQAREKAELDAERRVVGKRLLLRGDTPAQAALCDLGLLPNYALIDATTTLSATVYGEDGVIDPRTGRPRITAENMAYQRPRRFALSELAPGNTFYAQGYRHEITGLELMTDGRPDWHSWRVCPACGYVRTEDAANDRSPCARCYSTQIADDGSCLFHVVEPVTVTSRDRREDARIRDDRDERDRRFYTVIDAVDFAEDAIARGSWRHVRQTFGVDYCRRAMIRRINVGPARFDAPPRDTFAGHTVRLNPFHVCTGCGAATADGKPVFDHDTDALTSSVARNPKLKHHRPWCPLRRGRRGGVTQEPVLLAHQLRTEAIRVLLPAVTADVDAKVHSFRAALRMGIDLHFGGDPQHLDTTIASMPDQASGERRWFLVVFDELPGGTGYLDRLRKEDAFKETLAKAYEALRNCPCAEEQRRACHRCLHRYTPEVLQDVVSRRTAIEMLESLLFTGDGADGWDIEDVRHTGLIGLDLQVESDLEARFLALLRQWATMTDDVALDEDGHASGHLRFTAGADVVHWRLTAQQQVGDTRTDFTFTRVDGPTQSVKVYLEGYRYHATREHNRIATDAARRTRLRADGHAVFQITWADIDLFEGRAAAVRPVWPPYAGMAQEQAKAAYDQYGGQRAHIPGAVFANPIDTMIAYLRDPDAARWSRRASALVTGLLAAPGTAPVLATRQRSALAAALRAELTRLGPGGNHDSVGSQGAIDPHASVHLYRALDLTGLPIIVALDAADTDRLRWSALAVLDDADEVLDTDAHKLRWRAWLYWTNITQFLSYGGGDGVQLAASRAPEFEVETLAVCGGLGEIDTLSAHRRLPQAAAEPTASVPSPPGVDAGTAGTQRDTAWDEDILEILREEPDESADLLRLAEELAARGKRAPVFGHELGSGRWLVDFGWADSGVKIAVVHGHASADSDEAHRRDQAYIGAGWTVRTAAEWLVHFDELISRLPDTEGSTR; encoded by the coding sequence GTGAGACCAACCCTGCAGGCTAGAGCGCTGAAGGAGAGCCTGCTCCAGTACCTGTCGACCACCTACGCTCTGGCCGACGAGGGCGCTCGGGAGGCCCTGCACCGCTTCCTCGGTGACGAGAACACTGGCATGTTCCGGGGGCCGTTCCTGCGGATCCGCACGCCCTTCACCCTGGCCGCGCCGGGTTGGGAGCGGCACCTGGAGTGGCGGCGTGACGATTGGACCCCCTACGCCCATCAGGCGGCAGCCTTCGCGCGCCTGACCTCCGTCGACGGGCACGCGCCGCAGCCGACCCTGATCACCACCGGCACCGGCTCCGGCAAGACCGAGTCGTTCCTCTACCCGGTGCTGGACCACTGCCGTCGCGAGCGCGCCGCCGGAAAGGCCGGCGTCAAGGCGATCCTGCTGTACCCGATGAACGCGCTGGCCACCGATCAGGCCCAGCGGCTCAACGAACTGCTCATCGGCAACCAGGAGCAGCTCGGCCGCGTCTCGGCCGGCCTCTACATCGGTGACCGGGCGGCCCTGCGCTACGACCGGGTCCGCACGAAGCGGTCGGAGATGCAGCTCACGCCGCCCGACATTCTGATCACCAACTACAAGATGCTGGACCTGCTGCTGCAGCGTGACGACGACCGGCCGCTGTGGCACGACGCCGACATCCGGTACGTGGTGGTCGACGAGTTCCACACCTACGACGGCGCGCAGGGCACCGACGTGGCGATGCTGCTGCGCCGCCTCGCGGCAGCGGTCGGCCGGCCGGACGAGAAGCGGCCACTCGGCGGCATCTGCCCGGTAGCGACGTCGGCGACCCTGGCATCGGCTACCGACGAGGAGGCGACCGCCAGCCTCCTCGACGTGGCGACGGCTGTCTTCGGAGCCGAATTCACCCGCGACTCTATCGTTGGGGAGGACCGGCTGTCGGTTGACGAGTTCATCGCGATGGACGACCTCGATCTGGCGCTGCCGCTGCCGTCACCGGAGGAGATCCTGGCGTTGCCCGATCCCGCCGTTGGCGAGGACGCGCTGCTGGACCTTATCGAGGCGATCACGGCGGTCCGGGATCCGGACCCGGTGCTGTTGGGCAGCCACCTGAAGCGGCACCTGTTCACCCGGGCCGTGCTGATGGCGTTCAGCGGCGGGGACCTGAAAAGCAGCGTCGAGGTGCTCGACACGATGTGGCGGGCCGGCGCCTCCGGCTGGGCTGCAACTATCGCGCGGCAACCGGAGAAGGCCGCCGAAGCACTCGCCAGGTTTGTGGCGCTGCTGTCCCACGCCCGCCAGGCGGGCGCCAAGCCCGGCGAGGTGCGGCCGTTCGTCCACGTCGAGGTCCACCAGTGGGCCCGCGCGGTAACCCGCCTGCTGCGCGGCATCCTGCCGTGGCCCCGCGCGGAGTTCCGCTGGGATGTCGCCGGCAACCAGGACAGCGCGGCGCGGAACGGAAACCCGATCGTGCCGGCCACCACGGCCACGGCCGGGCAGTCCGCGAACCTGTTCCTTCCGGCAATCTACTGCCGATCCTGCGGACGGTCGGGCTGGGCCGTGTTCTCGCCCGAAAGTGACGACGGGCAGGTGCATTTCGACACCTTCAAGATTCGCCGGGCTGCGGCGGGTCAGGACAAAGTGCGCGTGCGCTACCTCATCGCCGCTACCGAACGGGAGGCGCGCGAGGGCGCCCGACCGGTGCTCATGCCGGCAAGCACCCGTCACGCTTTAAGCGCGTCGACCGGGTCGCATGGCGTGGCCGGAACACTGCTGGTGCTGGACGCCGTCCGTCAATGGCTGCGACCGCCCGACCCGACCCGCGACTACGACACCGGTAGCGGGGAACCCCGGCTGACGGCGCGAGACTCGGCGTTCGTGCTGGCTAACGTCGGCGCGACGGCGAACACCGCAGCGCGTGAGGACTGGTGCCCCGCCTGCGGAGAGCGCAACGCGATCCGCTTCCTCGGCACGGGCGCGGCCGCGGTGGCGGCCGCCGCGATCACGCAGCTGTTCACCGGCGGCGAGCTGGACAAAGGACTCCGCGAGGACAAGACGTTGATGTTCAACGACTCGGTCCAGGACGCTGCCCACCGCGCCGGGTTTGTCGCCAACCGCTCGTACACGTTCTCGTTGCGGGCCCTGCTGACCGCGCACCTGAGCGAACGCGACGGCAGCGGGCTCAACGACCTGATCGCCGACGTGGTGCAGGCCACCACGGACCCCGAGACGCTGGCTGCCGTCGTCCCGCCGGACCTGCACGGCCTGCGCGGGGTAGACCGGCTGCTGTCCGGACGCGCCCGGGACGGCGACCTGGCGACCTGGAAGCTGATCGGACAGCGGCTGGCGTTCGAGACGCTGATGGAGTTCGGGTTCCGCTCGCGCAACGGTCGCACGTTGGAGCTGACCCGCACCGCCGCTGCCCACGTCCGCATCCCCGACCCGGTCGCCGCGGCGGCGATGGTTCGGGAGGTCCACGCCGAGCTGAACCGTGAAGAGCTGCCGGTGGACACGCAGGACGACGCGAGGTATCTCGCCTTCCTGCGCGTCTTCCTGGAGCGGCTGCGCACCCGAGGCGCGGTCGCGCACACGTGGCTGGACCAGTACATCAATGAGGCGGGCACCAGCCGCTACTTCATCTGGGGACAGCGACCGGTGGGGATGCGGGCGTTCCCCACTAACGTCGCCGCCCCGGTTTTCCTGCTCGCCCAGTCGAAGGCCGGCAGCGAGTTCGACATCGCCGCCGGGCGGCTGTCCTGGTACGAACGCTGGGCAGGCCGCTGCCTTGCGCTCCCGCGAGAGGTGGCGGGGGAGTTCTGGAGCCTGCTGCTGCCCAAGCTCACCTCGGCCGGCTTGCTGTCGGTGCGGACACCCAACGACACCTCCGCGCGGGTCTACGGACTGCGACCCGGCAACATCGAGGCGTTGCTGCTCGACGACGACGAGGTACAGGAGTCGTTCGTACGCTGCCCCGTCTGCTCCTGGGAGCAGACCGTCCACCCGTCGCTGCTGGACCAATGGCGTGACCAGCCGTGCCCGTCGTACCGCTGCCGCACCGGCCGCATAATCGCCGGCGACCGCCCGGACGGCCTCGGCCGCCACCACCGCGACCGGGACTACACCCGCGACTACTACCGAGGTCTGTACCGCCGGGCCGGCACCTACCAGATTGTGACGGCCGAGCACACCGGCCTGCTCACCCGGCCGCAGCGGGAACGCGTCGAGGCGGCGTTCAAGCGCAGCCGCGACGACCAGGACGCCCGGCACAACGACCCGAACGTGCTGTCCTGCACGCCCACCCTGGAGATGGGCATCGACATCGGCGACCTCTCGGCAGTGGTGCTCGCCGCCCTGCCACGCCGGCCCGCCAGCTACGCCCAGCAGACCGGCCGGGCCGGTCGCCGCACCGGCAACGCCTTCCTGCTGACCATCCCAGATCGGCGGCGACGCGACCTGTACTTCCTGGACCGGCCAACGGATCTGATGGCCGGCGCTATCGTCCCGCCCGGCTGCTACCTGTCGGCGGTGGAGATCCTCCGCCGCCAGTACGTCGCGCACCTGCTCGACCTCGCGGCCGCACAGAAGCTCGTCCGAGCCGACGGCATCGTGCTGCGGCCGTTGCCGCGCCGGGCACCCGCGCTGTTCGGCCCGTCCGGCTACCTCACCGACCTCGTGCAAGTCGCCACGGCGCAGGGAGCCGCCCTGGTTGACGGATTCCTCCGGCTGTTCCCCACCGGAGTCAGCGAGCAGGTCAAGAAGGAGCTGAGGGCCTTCGCCACCCAAGGGCTGGCCTCCGCCGTCGAGGAGGCTGAGCGGGAGTGGCAGCGGGTGGAGCAGCTTCTCCGCACCCGGCTGCGAACGATCGACGAGGCGCACGCCGAACTGCACGACACGGACCCAGAGCAGGCCAGGGAGAAGGCTGAGCTCGACGCGGAGCGGCGCGTCGTGGGCAAGCGGCTGCTGTTGCGGGGCGACACGCCGGCGCAGGCCGCGTTGTGCGACCTCGGCCTGCTGCCGAACTACGCGCTAATCGACGCGACTACCACGCTGTCGGCGACCGTGTACGGCGAGGACGGGGTCATCGACCCCCGGACCGGACGCCCCCGTATCACCGCCGAGAACATGGCGTACCAGCGGCCGCGCCGCTTCGCCCTGTCGGAGCTGGCCCCGGGTAACACCTTCTATGCTCAGGGCTACCGGCACGAGATCACTGGTCTAGAGCTGATGACCGACGGTCGGCCGGACTGGCACAGCTGGCGCGTCTGCCCGGCGTGCGGATACGTGCGCACCGAAGACGCCGCCAACGATCGGTCACCCTGCGCGCGGTGCTACAGCACCCAGATCGCTGACGATGGCTCCTGCCTCTTCCACGTGGTGGAGCCCGTGACGGTGACCTCCCGCGACCGGCGGGAGGACGCCCGCATCCGCGACGACCGGGACGAGCGTGACCGCCGCTTCTACACCGTCATCGACGCGGTCGACTTCGCCGAAGACGCCATCGCACGCGGCTCGTGGCGGCACGTTCGCCAGACCTTCGGCGTCGACTACTGCCGGCGGGCGATGATCCGCCGCATCAACGTCGGCCCTGCGCGGTTCGACGCCCCGCCCCGCGACACCTTCGCCGGCCACACCGTGCGGCTCAACCCCTTCCACGTGTGCACCGGATGCGGCGCCGCCACCGCCGATGGCAAGCCGGTCTTCGACCACGACACCGACGCGTTGACCTCCTCGGTCGCGCGTAACCCGAAGCTCAAGCACCACCGGCCGTGGTGCCCGCTGCGGCGCGGGCGGCGTGGGGGGGTCACCCAGGAGCCGGTTCTGCTGGCCCACCAGCTGCGGACCGAGGCGATCCGCGTGCTGCTGCCGGCCGTCACCGCCGACGTCGACGCCAAGGTCCACTCCTTCCGGGCGGCCCTGCGCATGGGCATCGACCTGCACTTCGGCGGAGATCCTCAGCACCTCGACACCACCATCGCCTCCATGCCCGACCAGGCAAGCGGAGAACGCCGCTGGTTCCTGGTGGTGTTCGACGAACTGCCCGGCGGCACCGGCTACCTCGACCGGCTAAGGAAGGAGGATGCCTTCAAGGAGACGCTCGCCAAGGCCTACGAGGCGCTGCGCAACTGCCCGTGCGCGGAGGAACAGCGGCGAGCATGCCACCGGTGCCTGCACCGCTACACCCCTGAGGTGCTGCAGGACGTGGTGTCCCGGCGTACGGCCATCGAGATGCTCGAGTCGCTGCTGTTCACCGGCGACGGCGCCGACGGGTGGGACATCGAGGATGTCAGACACACCGGCCTGATCGGGCTCGACCTCCAGGTCGAGTCCGACTTGGAGGCGCGGTTCCTCGCTCTGCTGCGCCAGTGGGCCACGATGACTGACGACGTCGCCCTCGACGAGGACGGCCACGCCAGCGGACACCTGCGCTTCACCGCCGGCGCCGACGTCGTGCACTGGCGGCTCACCGCCCAGCAGCAGGTGGGCGACACCCGTACCGACTTCACCTTCACGCGGGTGGACGGGCCGACGCAGAGCGTGAAGGTCTACCTGGAGGGCTACCGCTACCACGCGACCCGCGAACACAACCGCATCGCCACCGACGCCGCCCGACGCACCCGCCTGCGCGCCGACGGTCACGCCGTCTTCCAGATCACCTGGGCCGACATCGATCTCTTCGAGGGCCGCGCCGCGGCGGTCCGACCCGTCTGGCCGCCCTATGCGGGGATGGCGCAGGAACAGGCCAAGGCGGCCTACGATCAGTACGGCGGGCAGCGCGCGCACATACCCGGTGCGGTGTTCGCCAACCCCATTGACACCATGATCGCCTATCTGCGCGATCCTGACGCCGCCCGCTGGTCACGCCGGGCGAGCGCGCTGGTGACCGGGCTGCTCGCCGCGCCGGGAACGGCCCCGGTCCTCGCCACCCGGCAACGCAGCGCGCTCGCGGCGGCTCTCCGTGCGGAGCTGACCCGACTCGGACCAGGCGGCAACCATGATTCGGTCGGCAGCCAGGGAGCGATCGACCCGCACGCGTCTGTCCACCTCTACCGCGCACTCGACCTGACCGGCCTGCCTATCATCGTCGCACTCGACGCCGCCGACACCGATCGGCTGCGGTGGTCCGCGCTCGCGGTGCTCGACGACGCGGACGAGGTCCTGGACACCGATGCGCACAAGCTGCGTTGGCGGGCGTGGCTGTACTGGACCAACATCACCCAGTTCCTTTCCTACGGCGGCGGGGACGGTGTCCAGTTGGCGGCCAGCCGTGCCCCCGAGTTCGAGGTCGAGACGCTGGCCGTCTGCGGCGGACTGGGCGAGATCGACACGCTGAGCGCCCACCGCCGGTTGCCGCAGGCCGCCGCGGAACCAACCGCATCCGTTCCAAGCCCTCCCGGCGTTGACGCTGGAACCGCAGGGACGCAGCGCGACACGGCGTGGGACGAGGACATTCTGGAGATCCTGCGCGAGGAGCCAGACGAATCGGCCGATCTGCTGCGCCTCGCCGAAGAGCTCGCCGCCCGTGGCAAGCGGGCGCCGGTCTTCGGCCACGAGCTGGGCTCCGGCCGCTGGCTCGTGGACTTCGGCTGGGCCGACTCCGGTGTCAAGATCGCTGTCGTGCATGGCCACGCGAGTGCCGACAGCGACGAGGCGCATCGCCGCGACCAGGCGTACATCGGCGCCGGCTGGACGGTGCGCACGGCAGCGGAATGGCTGGTCCACTTCGACGAACTGATCTCCCGGCTGCCCGACACGGAAGGCTCCACCCGATGA